The following proteins are co-located in the Microbacterium sp. Clip185 genome:
- a CDS encoding isoprenyl transferase — protein sequence MTSGRESEGRGPLYRLYSNRLRRQIPPASVPRHVAMMIDGNRRWARQLGYDSAAHGHRAGAAKMREFLRWCDELGVKVVSLYLLSIDNLTKRDSKELADLIEIIAELADELSHERDWRVQHVGRAAPLPQELAHVLADVQERTAGNTGMHVNLAVGYGGRGEIVDAVRSIITQYDHTGGSLEELAESLTPEQIGEHLYTGGQPDPDLVIRTSGEQRLSDFLLWQSAHSEFYFVEALGPDLREVDLLRAIRDYARRDRRFGK from the coding sequence GTGACCAGCGGTCGGGAGAGTGAGGGGCGAGGGCCCCTCTACCGTCTCTACAGCAATCGTCTGCGCCGGCAGATCCCGCCCGCATCCGTTCCTCGACACGTCGCGATGATGATCGACGGCAACCGGCGCTGGGCGCGTCAGCTGGGGTACGACTCCGCGGCGCACGGGCATCGTGCGGGCGCGGCCAAGATGCGCGAGTTCCTGCGCTGGTGCGACGAGCTCGGGGTGAAGGTCGTCTCGCTCTACCTCCTCTCGATCGACAACCTCACCAAGCGCGACTCGAAGGAGCTGGCCGATCTCATCGAGATCATCGCCGAGCTCGCCGACGAGCTGTCGCACGAACGCGACTGGCGGGTGCAGCACGTGGGCCGCGCGGCCCCGCTGCCCCAGGAGCTCGCCCACGTGCTGGCCGACGTGCAGGAACGTACGGCGGGCAACACCGGCATGCACGTCAACCTCGCCGTCGGCTACGGCGGTCGCGGCGAGATCGTGGATGCGGTGCGCAGCATCATCACGCAGTACGACCACACCGGCGGCTCGCTGGAAGAGCTCGCCGAGAGCCTCACGCCCGAGCAGATCGGCGAGCACCTCTACACGGGCGGCCAGCCCGACCCCGACCTCGTGATCCGCACGTCGGGCGAGCAGCGCCTCAGCGATTTCCTGCTCTGGCAGTCCGCCCACAGCGAGTTCTACTTCGTGGAGGCCCTCGGCCCCGACCTCCGCGAGGTCGA
- the trhA gene encoding PAQR family membrane homeostasis protein TrhA, protein MTPSGVPDVPSLPLIDAAEKDANTEIRPTWRGWIHAGTFPVAIAAGIVLIVLAHGTAAKWSAAVFMTTSLLLFGNSALYHRFDWKPRTKVVLKRIDHANILLLIAGTYTPLAVLALPPEKSVLLLSLVWGGAILGILFRVFWIHAPRWLYVALYILLGWAAVMYIVDLLNANVAMMVLVIVGGLLYTGGAVVYALKRPNPWPGKFGFHEIFHVCTVLAFLCHWAACLLICLAPAYNG, encoded by the coding sequence ATGACCCCCTCCGGCGTTCCCGACGTGCCCTCGCTGCCGCTGATCGACGCCGCTGAGAAGGATGCCAACACGGAGATCCGCCCCACCTGGCGCGGCTGGATCCACGCGGGCACCTTCCCGGTCGCGATCGCCGCCGGCATCGTTCTGATCGTTCTCGCGCACGGCACCGCGGCCAAGTGGTCTGCGGCCGTGTTCATGACCACCTCGCTGCTCTTGTTCGGCAACTCCGCGTTGTATCACCGCTTCGATTGGAAGCCGCGCACGAAGGTCGTCCTCAAGCGGATCGACCACGCCAACATCCTGCTGCTGATCGCGGGAACCTACACACCGCTGGCGGTGCTGGCGCTTCCTCCCGAGAAGTCGGTGCTGCTGCTGAGCCTCGTGTGGGGCGGGGCGATCCTCGGCATCCTCTTCCGGGTCTTCTGGATCCACGCGCCGCGCTGGCTGTACGTGGCGCTGTACATCCTGCTCGGCTGGGCGGCGGTCATGTACATCGTCGACCTGCTCAATGCGAACGTCGCGATGATGGTGCTCGTCATCGTCGGCGGTCTGCTCTACACCGGCGGCGCCGTCGTCTACGCGCTCAAGCGGCCCAACCCGTGGCCCGGAAAGTTCGGGTTCCACGAGATCTTCCATGTCTGCACCGTGCTGGCGTTCCTCTGCCACTGGGCGGCGTGCCTGCTCATCTGCCTCGCCCCCGCCTACAACGGCTGA
- a CDS encoding DUF4307 domain-containing protein: MTTQELLDERYGRTRGARSGRFWAVFASVGIAAAVIIAGWYAFSASSSSVDAVTTGYQLVDEHTTSVSFQVTVPPNTAVACVLEAQDEEHGVVGWRVVEYPPSPEHTRAFVEQIPITAEATTGLVNGCWVP, from the coding sequence ATGACGACGCAAGAACTGCTCGACGAGCGTTACGGCCGCACCCGCGGTGCCCGTTCCGGACGTTTCTGGGCCGTGTTCGCATCCGTCGGTATCGCGGCTGCTGTGATCATCGCCGGCTGGTACGCGTTCTCGGCCAGTTCCTCGTCGGTGGATGCGGTCACGACCGGCTACCAGCTGGTCGATGAGCACACCACGAGCGTCTCGTTCCAGGTGACCGTGCCGCCGAACACGGCGGTCGCGTGCGTGCTCGAGGCGCAGGATGAGGAGCACGGTGTCGTGGGCTGGCGAGTGGTCGAGTACCCGCCCTCCCCCGAGCACACGCGGGCTTTCGTGGAGCAGATTCCGATCACCGCTGAGGCGACCACGGGATTGGTCAACGGATGCTGGGTGCCGTAG
- the greA gene encoding transcription elongation factor GreA has translation MSSDATVSFLTQDAYDRLVAELEHLSTTGREEIAKRIEAAREEGDLKENGGYHAAKDEQGKQEARIRTLQAMLKNAKVGEAPESTGVVESGTVVTAIVAGGEEVFLLGNREIAAGSELDVYSEASPLGAAILGLREGEKTSYTAPNGREIAVEVVKVETYTGQ, from the coding sequence GTGTCTTCTGACGCAACGGTGAGCTTCCTCACTCAGGACGCCTACGACCGGCTGGTTGCCGAGCTCGAGCACCTGTCCACGACCGGCCGCGAGGAGATCGCGAAGCGGATCGAGGCGGCTCGTGAAGAGGGCGATCTCAAGGAGAACGGCGGCTACCACGCCGCGAAGGACGAGCAGGGCAAGCAGGAGGCCCGCATCCGCACGCTGCAGGCGATGCTGAAGAACGCCAAGGTGGGCGAGGCTCCCGAGTCGACCGGTGTGGTCGAGTCCGGCACCGTGGTGACCGCGATCGTCGCCGGCGGCGAAGAGGTGTTCCTGCTGGGCAACCGCGAGATCGCGGCGGGCAGCGAGCTCGACGTCTACAGCGAGGCGTCGCCGCTGGGTGCCGCCATCCTGGGCCTGCGCGAGGGCGAGAAGACCTCGTACACCGCCCCCAACGGCCGCGAGATCGCGGTCGAGGTCGTGAAGGTCGAGACCTACACGGGCCAGTGA